The following is a genomic window from Panthera uncia isolate 11264 chromosome B4, Puncia_PCG_1.0, whole genome shotgun sequence.
TGCACCCGTGGTTTCTATTCCCTGCACCACCGTCCCACCCCCTACAGCCTAGGACTCCCACCGTGGATTTTCAGGAAGATGCCACACCCTCACCTTTGGGTCTTTGGTGTGAACAACCCCTTGGTCCAACCTTCCTCCTCTGAGGCCCAACACGGAGCTAATGCTTGGTCCAAAGCTCACCTCCAGCTTAGTCCTGCCTGCTTCACTGCCTGGCACCGCTGGGGATGGTAGGTTTCTCCCCGGGCCAGGGACTGTGGCCTGTTTACTGGACAAGCCTCCTCCCGCGAGCACTTGCCTCTTCACCTCCCCAGCCTCACCTTCACCAGGCTCCTCTGCAGCTCCAGCAAATTCTGGCTCCAGTAGCCAGGGGCTTTTTCCTGGTTCTGGGCGGAAGCCCCAGAGGCAGACTCCATTTCCAAGCCAAATGGGTCATCCCTCGGCCTCCTACCTGGATGCCTGGACTCCTATTTTGGCTGCCATGGGTGGGAACCCAGAGCACTCTGGCCCCTCCTGAAAAAGACAGGTAGACAGGCTCCCAATAACCACTGCCTTCCTGCAGGGTCCCTGAACAAGGCCCCTTCAGACCAAGGCCCCAAGACTggtagtgcttttttttttttttaacctttagatATCTGTATTTTTGATAATTCGTATAAAACCCAAGCCACTGAGGATCCCATAATTTTTATAGCTTGATATAgtacaagttttctttctttcttttaatgtttacttttgagagagggacaagagtgtgagcaggggaggggcagagagagagggagacacagaatctgaaacaggctccagattctgagctgtgagcacagagcctgacgcagcgctcgaactcacgaaccgtgagatcatgccctgagccgaagtcggacacttaaccgactgagccacccaggcaccccacaagtttTCTTGTAAATGTACTTCTTgtaatatatttctgttttctcattgtttaaaaattctatttagagTTAcgctttatatatatacatatatatttgcccattttttttcaattacaaacCGAACAATTTTCGAAACTATTTCATACCTTAGTGGCTAGATAATATTAAAACGGTAATCGTGCTTTAACGAACAATTACTCTATAACATTTCGCctaacttaaatattttacattatgaaATAGCGTCTTGTTTCCTAAGACCCTGGCAAACGCCGGCAACTAAAACTTAGCCTGCTACTTAGCAAAGAAGTTTTCATGCTCTTTATTAACTAGGAGTCCAAGAAATGCAAGCTGAGCACCTCACCCCTGCTTGGCCTCTTCTCTCTGTTGGTTGCCTCGGGGGAAGACCTGTATGGATCACAGCTTTGAGATGCAGCAGCATGGAGCCCCCAGCCCTGGAGACTCCCTCTCCCGCAGCCACCTGCTGGGGCGCCCTGCCCGCTCCTCAAAGCTCCCTGGAGGGGTGTCACCCCTCATCCCCGTCCTCAGGAAAACGATCCATCTGGACGCTTTCCCTCAAAGCCACATCCCACAGGCTTCCAGCCGACCGGGCCCGGGAGCCGGAGCCTGGAGTGTGTCCTCACCGGAGACCAAGCCCCGGAAACTCCGCTCCACCTCCTTAACACTCCGTCAGAACAGCCAGGCATGGCCCTTGGGCCCCCTGCCTTCTCACTGGGAAGAGCTGCCCGCCCCGGGCAGGGAGGCTGCCACCCATGGAGGAGGGAGGCTGCCCACCCCAGCCTCACGATCTGTCTCCCTAGTGCCAGGGGGCAGAGTCCACTCTGAGGGCCCAGGGAACCCAGGATTGGCCAAGCCCAGCAGGATGCCCATAGTGGAGAAGCCCCTGGTGAGTTCCTACCTGGCCCTGCCATTTCAATCCCGGTTAGCCCAGAAATCACCAGGCCCTGCAGGGCCAGGCTCAGTGGGTCAGAAACACCCTCTCCCAGTGGCTGCCCACGTGACTACCAGAACTTCTCCAGGAAGAGGCAAGCCCCGGTCCAGGGGTATCCCGAGACCCCAGCTGCATCTCCAAAGGGCCACCTCCACCACGGGTCCTGCGACAGCCATGGATTTGGCTCCTCTGGACACAACCAGGCCAGGCATAGTCAGACATGTCACTACAATGGTCACCAACAAGCCTAGTTTGACTATCAATCTGGCCGCACCAAGCACATCCACAGTGGATACAGGCACAGAGTTCCCTGCTCTGGATACCAAGCTGGGCACAGCCGCGGACTTTGCTACAGAAGGCACAACCAAGTTGGGCACGGTCATGGATTTGGTAACCCCAGACCCAGAGAAGCTGGGCAAAGCCATAGCTACAGCAGGCACAGCCAAGTCAGATACAACCACAGGGGGTGCAGCCATGGATTTGGTGGTACCAGGTGCAGTCAAGCTGGGCACCACCAGGACAGACACAGCCATGGCTTTGGCCAGAGCGAACACAGCCAAGCTAGACATAACTACAGATTCTTTTGCTTTGGACACAAGCAAGCTGGGCACAGCCACGGGGGAGACCACACTGGACAGAGTCATTAACCTGACCACATCAGCCACCTACCCACTGATGCCAAGCAGAAGCACAGACCCAGCCCCGGACCGTGCTACTGCGGATGCTGTGACCGATGGGACCACAGAGCCCATCATGCTGGACCTAGCCAGAGAAACCAAAGGTAATGCAAAGAGCTTGGCTGGGGATGCGGTGGGCTGCCGTAGGGGGTCAGGATCTATTGGCCAAGAGGTGGACACGTCAGGAAAGGGAGGTGGAACTAAGGTCAGAGACGAATGTGCTGGGGGCAAGGGGAATGAGATTGACGGGCAGAACACAGGGGATGCACTCTGAGCTGGGTCCCAACCTGCCAATCAGAGGTGAGGTAGAGCGAAGTCACCAGAAGGAAAAGTGTACAGGGGTAACTTGTGGAGGAGGAATTACGCGGGGTCCTTCCTTTGGTATCTTCCATGGTTGTTTCTTTGTTCCCTGAAGAGCTGGAGGAGTCAGGTGATCTGTAGCTGAGTCCAGCTTTAAAAGCAAACCACCTGCAGGAAAATACAGACCAGCACGTCAGGAAGTGGTGATTTGTCCAAAAGCCATCACTACAGTGCTCCTCTCAATGTGAGCAGTGACCTCACCTGAGACCTTCTAACTCATGCACATTCAGCCTTCCAAGAAGCTATCTGTTGCTCGAAAGGTGCCTCACCCGGCATGCTCTTCCTTGATCCCTTACCCCTAGCCCTTTAGTCCAAAAGGTAAGCTGGAGACTTGTACGTATGCAAGTCCTGCACAGAGCTTTAAGTAGGCCAACACAAGGGCTAGACGATCATTTGGTCTCAGAGAGGATGTGACACGCCCAAAGTCATGCAGCTGGTTGGTGGCAATAAGCTAGTGGGAACCCAGATCTTGGAATTCTTCTTTGGGCCATCCCAACATTCCCAACATTGCACAGGCTCAGATTCTGGAGCTTGGAAAGCATCCCATCCGTCAGTGCCTTAACTGGGTCTCTGGGAAGCCAGACCCTCCTCATCTTGCCCCATACATTCAGTCTGGGGCAGCTCTCCCAGGCCCTGGTCTTCCAGTGGGGCCCCTCAACCCTGACGGCCCATTTCTTCCTGAACGGACCCTGCTCCCTGATACCACTCTCTCAGCTACAAGCACCGGCACCCTAGAAGCCTgggtttcttcctcttcattatcTTTTGCTCTCCTTCACCCAATCAGTCTATTTCCAAGTTTGTTGATCTACCTCCCCGGTACTTGGCTGTCTACCCCCTCCGCTCCAACCCTCTGCCCCTGTGATGCCACAGCTCCCACctgctcccccacctcccccagggcTCTCAGTCCTCCATGCAACTGCCATAGGGACTCACATATTCGATGGCAGCACTTTCATTGGCTTCCCTCAAAAGTCCAGCTCCTTAGCCTGGCTTCCAAGACTTCGGACTTCTCC
Proteins encoded in this region:
- the SEPTIN3 gene encoding neuronal-specific septin-3 isoform X5, encoding MDHSFEMQQHGAPSPGDSLSRSHLLGRPARSSKLPGGVSPLIPVLRKTIHLDAFPQSHIPQASSRPGPGAGAWSVSSPETKPRKLRSTSLTLRQNSQAWPLGPLPSHWEELPAPGREAATHGGGRLPTPASRSVSLVPGGRVHSEGPGNPGLAKPSRMPIVEKPLVSSYLALPFQSRLAQKSPGPAGPGSVGQKHPLPVAAHVTTRTSPGRGKPRSRGIPRPQLHLQRATSTTGPATAMDLAPLDTTRPGIVRHVTTMVTNKPSLTINLAAPSTSTVDTGTEFPALDTKLGTAADFATEGTTKLGTVMDLVTPDPEKLGKAIATAGTAKSDTTTGGAAMDLVVPGAVKLGTTRTDTAMALARANTAKLDITTDSFALDTSKLGTATGETTLDRVINLTTSATYPLMPSRSTDPAPDRATADAVTDGTTEPIMLDLARETKGLPEARTDAAMSELVPEPRPKPAVPMKPVSINSNLLGYIGIDTIIEQMRKKTMKTGFDFNIMVVGQSGLGKSTLVNTLFKSQVSRKASSWNREEKIPKTVEIKAIGHVIEEGGVKMKLTVIDTPGFGDQINNENCWEPIEKYINEQYEKFLKEEVNIARKKRIPDTRVHCCLYFISPTGHSLRPLDLEFMKHLSKVVNIIPVIAKADTMTLEEKSEFKQRVRKELEVNGIEFYPQKEFDEDLEDKTENDKIRQESMPFAVVGSDKEYQVNGKRVLGRKTPWGIIEVENLNHCEFALLRDFVIRTHLQDLKEVTHNIHYETYRAKRLNDNGGLPPVSVDTEESHDSNP
- the SEPTIN3 gene encoding neuronal-specific septin-3 isoform X3 — encoded protein: MDHSFEMQQHGAPSPGDSLSRSHLLGRPARSSKLPGGVSPLIPVLRKTIHLDAFPQSHIPQASSRPGPGAGAWSVSSPETKPRKLRSTSLTLRQNSQAWPLGPLPSHWEELPAPGREAATHGGGRLPTPASRSVSLVPGGRVHSEGPGNPGLAKPSRMPIVEKPLVSSYLALPFQSRLAQKSPGPAGPGSVGQKHPLPVAAHVTTRTSPGRGKPRSRGIPRPQLHLQRATSTTGPATAMDLAPLDTTRPGIVRHVTTMVTNKPSLTINLAAPSTSTVDTGTEFPALDTKLGTAADFATEGTTKLGTVMDLVTPDPEKLGKAIATAGTAKSDTTTGGAAMDLVVPGAVKLGTTRTDTAMALARANTAKLDITTDSFALDTSKLGTATGETTLDRVINLTTSATYPLMPSRSTDPAPDRATADAVTDGTTEPIMLDLARETKGLPEARTDAAMSELVPEPRPKPAVPMKPVSINSNLLGYIGIDTIIEQMRKKTMKTGFDFNIMVVGQSGLGKSTLVNTLFKSQVSRKASSWNREEKIPKTVEIKAIGHVIEEGGVKMKLTVIDTPGFGDQINNENCWEPIEKYINEQYEKFLKEEVNIARKKRIPDTRVHCCLYFISPTGHSLRPLDLEFMKHLSKVVNIIPVIAKADTMTLEEKSEFKQRVRKELEVNGIEFYPQKEFDEDLEDKTENDKIRQESMPFAVVGSDKEYQVNGKRVLGRKTPWGIIEVENLNHCEFALLRDFVIRTHLQDLKEVTHNIHYETYRAKRLNDNGGLPPWNGALASTALLHRPCQPVPAHP
- the SEPTIN3 gene encoding neuronal-specific septin-3 isoform X4, coding for MDHSFEMQQHGAPSPGDSLSRSHLLGRPARSSKLPGGVSPLIPVLRKTIHLDAFPQSHIPQASSRPGPGAGAWSVSSPETKPRKLRSTSLTLRQNSQAWPLGPLPSHWEELPAPGREAATHGGGRLPTPASRSVSLVPGGRVHSEGPGNPGLAKPSRMPIVEKPLVSSYLALPFQSRLAQKSPGPAGPGSVGQKHPLPVAAHVTTRTSPGRGKPRSRGIPRPQLHLQRATSTTGPATAMDLAPLDTTRPGIVRHVTTMVTNKPSLTINLAAPSTSTVDTGTEFPALDTKLGTAADFATEGTTKLGTVMDLVTPDPEKLGKAIATAGTAKSDTTTGGAAMDLVVPGAVKLGTTRTDTAMALARANTAKLDITTDSFALDTSKLGTATGETTLDRVINLTTSATYPLMPSRSTDPAPDRATADAVTDGTTEPIMLDLARETKGLPEARTDAAMSELVPEPRPKPAVPMKPVSINSNLLGYIGIDTIIEQMRKKTMKTGFDFNIMVVGQSGLGKSTLVNTLFKSQVSRKASSWNREEKIPKTVEIKAIGHVIEEGGVKMKLTVIDTPGFGDQINNENCWEPIEKYINEQYEKFLKEEVNIARKKRIPDTRVHCCLYFISPTGHSLRPLDLEFMKHLSKVVNIIPVIAKADTMTLEEKSEFKQRVRKELEVNGIEFYPQKEFDEDLEDKTENDKIRQESMPFAVVGSDKEYQVNGKRVLGRKTPWGIIEVENLNHCEFALLRDFVIRTHLQDLKEVTHNIHYETYRAKRLNDNGGLPPGEGLLGTVLPPVPATPCPTAE
- the SEPTIN3 gene encoding neuronal-specific septin-3 isoform X2 is translated as MDHSFEMQQHGAPSPGDSLSRSHLLGRPARSSKLPGGVSPLIPVLRKTIHLDAFPQSHIPQASSRPGPGAGAWSVSSPETKPRKLRSTSLTLRQNSQAWPLGPLPSHWEELPAPGREAATHGGGRLPTPASRSVSLVPGGRVHSEGPGNPGLAKPSRMPIVEKPLVSSYLALPFQSRLAQKSPGPAGPGSVGQKHPLPVAAHVTTRTSPGRGKPRSRGIPRPQLHLQRATSTTGPATAMDLAPLDTTRPGIVRHVTTMVTNKPSLTINLAAPSTSTVDTGTEFPALDTKLGTAADFATEGTTKLGTVMDLVTPDPEKLGKAIATAGTAKSDTTTGGAAMDLVVPGAVKLGTTRTDTAMALARANTAKLDITTDSFALDTSKLGTATGETTLDRVINLTTSATYPLMPSRSTDPAPDRATADAVTDGTTEPIMLDLARETKGLPEARTDAAMSELVPEPRPKPAVPMKPVSINSNLLGYIGIDTIIEQMRKKTMKTGFDFNIMVVGQSGLGKSTLVNTLFKSQVSRKASSWNREEKIPKTVEIKAIGHVIEEGGVKMKLTVIDTPGFGDQINNENCWEPIEKYINEQYEKFLKEEVNIARKKRIPDTRVHCCLYFISPTGHSLRPLDLEFMKHLSKVVNIIPVIAKADTMTLEEKSEFKQRVRKELEVNGIEFYPQKEFDEDLEDKTENDKIRESMPFAVVGSDKEYQVNGKRVLGRKTPWGIIEVENLNHCEFALLRDFVIRTHLQDLKEVTHNIHYETYRAKRLNDNGGLPPVLGKHRPRFGGPGERVERSSRQHCPPPSSVSAGPSPSVG
- the SEPTIN3 gene encoding neuronal-specific septin-3 isoform X1; protein product: MDHSFEMQQHGAPSPGDSLSRSHLLGRPARSSKLPGGVSPLIPVLRKTIHLDAFPQSHIPQASSRPGPGAGAWSVSSPETKPRKLRSTSLTLRQNSQAWPLGPLPSHWEELPAPGREAATHGGGRLPTPASRSVSLVPGGRVHSEGPGNPGLAKPSRMPIVEKPLVSSYLALPFQSRLAQKSPGPAGPGSVGQKHPLPVAAHVTTRTSPGRGKPRSRGIPRPQLHLQRATSTTGPATAMDLAPLDTTRPGIVRHVTTMVTNKPSLTINLAAPSTSTVDTGTEFPALDTKLGTAADFATEGTTKLGTVMDLVTPDPEKLGKAIATAGTAKSDTTTGGAAMDLVVPGAVKLGTTRTDTAMALARANTAKLDITTDSFALDTSKLGTATGETTLDRVINLTTSATYPLMPSRSTDPAPDRATADAVTDGTTEPIMLDLARETKGLPEARTDAAMSELVPEPRPKPAVPMKPVSINSNLLGYIGIDTIIEQMRKKTMKTGFDFNIMVVGQSGLGKSTLVNTLFKSQVSRKASSWNREEKIPKTVEIKAIGHVIEEGGVKMKLTVIDTPGFGDQINNENCWEPIEKYINEQYEKFLKEEVNIARKKRIPDTRVHCCLYFISPTGHSLRPLDLEFMKHLSKVVNIIPVIAKADTMTLEEKSEFKQRVRKELEVNGIEFYPQKEFDEDLEDKTENDKIRQESMPFAVVGSDKEYQVNGKRVLGRKTPWGIIEVENLNHCEFALLRDFVIRTHLQDLKEVTHNIHYETYRAKRLNDNGGLPPVLGKHRPRFGGPGERVERSSRQHCPPPSSVSAGPSPSVG